From the genome of Polycladomyces zharkentensis:
TATGAAATTTCGGCGGAAAAGAAATTTCCGTATGCCAACCTTCATTCCAAACAAAAGATGGAACTGTTCGGTTATGATGACCACAATGTGACAGGTGATCTCACCCTGGAGCGCTTCGAAGTAGGAATCGAGTCAACGTTCCCCGACACCCAAGTATGGATCAACGGAAAATCGACGGGAAAAACCGTGGCGCAGATGAGCAAATTCGGCCCGGTTTCCAAGGATGGATCGGTCAAAATATCCGGACGATACCAATTCCCTTGGGGGCCGGCCCAGAGTGAAGCGATTGCCGTCGATGAAAATACGGAGAGCGTGGATATCACTCCCAATCCGTTCCTGCAAAAACAATATCAAAAAATGCTGACTGACGTGATCAATCAGTTCGCGAAGCAAAAGATCCTGGCCCAATTGAAACGGGATATTTCCGTGATGACCACCGCCACGGATAATGTCAAGGAAAATTACCTGGTTCCGGATTACTATGATGGAACATATAAAGGTGAAGCATTGGGGACCACGATCGATTATGATCAAGTATCACTGTCAGAGGAGGATGGGGTATACACAGTAACACTTCCCGTGAAATTTCACTACAAGTTGAAGCTATACGATCAATTTACTGATCCAAATGAACCGTTGGATGAGGAGTTTGAAGACAAACAGGTCACCTTGGAATATCATCCGGATACAAAAAAATGGGTTGTTTCCAATGAAGAATCACTTTATGATTTTGGAAGTGGTGATTACTTCACAGGTGCTCATACAGTCCAAAGTGATTTCAAATAATACGAAGGACCGCCACACAGCGGTCCTTTTTCTTAACCCCATATCACCGGATTGCCGGTTTCCACAGACGCTTGAAACACGTTGATCAGCGGTTGAAGGATGTGGTCGAAGTCCTTTCCCGATATGTTCCGCTTCTCCACTTGCAGCAATCGGGGAAGCCGCTCGCCGTCCCGGATTGGCAGAGTGGACAAGATGTGGGTACCGGAGGAGAGATCCTGAAACAAAACAGCTCCTTCTTCGGATTTTCTTTTCTGTTCGAAGCAGACGGACCGAAACAGGATTTCTTCCACCTTTAAATCCCGCTCAGCCAGTTTGCCGACGAAAAATCCTTCTTCATCCAGCCCAATGGCGGTACGATCTTGTGCGTTCCAGCCGAGAAAACTGACTGCATCGGTGTTATGAAGGTAGAGTATTTCCCCCGTTTCTTTGTCCATGAGATGGACTCCTGTTCCCAAATCGGCTTCCTGGTGAACATCTTGCAGTTCTTTCAAGGCCCTGCTGGCCAGTGCGGCGTCCGTTCGCCCCTCGTTATCGGAGGGGAGTGCCTGATACAGTGCCGGAAAACGTTCCCAACCAATTTTCTCTAATAATTGTAAAAAACGTGTGTATCCTTCCCAATCAGTAATCCTTTCATCCGTATACCATAGATTGGGATGCGGACAACACGATCCCAACCACTCATCAAACATGGCAAGATATTCGTCAAACCGTTCGTCTTCCATCGGGAAGTCAAGATCGGGATATCCTTCCTCATCTGTCACAATGTAGGGACGAATCGTTTCCGGCGGCGGTTCGGTTACCCCCTCCCGGAAACAGTTACAATACACGACAGCATCCAGTCCCATGATCCTTCTCCTTTCTCAGAGGGAGTGTGGTCATTCCAGGTCCGGGGAAAGAGCGGTCTTTTTTCCTGGCGAGTTTGTCGTGTCGCGAAACGGGAGCGAGAGGAAAAAGAAACGCGATCTGACTGGATCAAACGGTTTGCGGGCGCTTCGTTCCTCAGTTTGGAGTCATCTGGGCAAGTGAAGGTTCCCGTCCTTCGGTTGGACATGTCATGTCTCATTGTACCACAACCAATCGAAGGATCACTGCTGTTTCGTATATAACCGTGTATTCCAACCGTTTTACACGAAATTAGCCGAAAAGGTATCATCTTCTTTGCAAAATCGTGCTTTACATCAAGGGGAAGCTGTTGCATAATTGCATGAAAAACGATACAATGCACTCTTGATTTTCATTTCAAAAATGAATGGGGCACAACATCAATGATGGCGGAAAGGCGGTGAACCGATGGATTCCGGTTACATATATGCAACGTATCTCGTACAAGGGGCAGCGGATTTGGAGAAGAAAGCCCGCGGCATTGCCGTCGGATTGACGGTGGGGACATGGACCGGGCTGCCTCGTGAAAAACAGGAGCAAATGGCCTCTTATCTGGGGAAGGTGGAGGATATAGCCCGGTTGGAGCCGGCTGACGATGGTACGCATCGCGGTCGAATCACCATCGGGTATCCCGTGCGCAACCTGACGGCAGATCTGCCGGCCGTGTTGACGACCGTATTCGGCAAGTTGTCGATGGACGGCAAAATCAAGCTGATGGATCTGCAATTGCCGGACGAATTTTTGTCCCGTTTTCCGGGACCGCGCTTTGGCATCGAGGGCATCCGCAAGCATTTGGGTGTGTACGACCGGCCGCTGTTGATGAGTATTTTCAAGCAATGTATCGGTCTTTCCCTTGACGAGCTGGAATCGGAGTATCAAAAGCAGATCGAAGGTGGCGTCGATTTGGTCAAAGATGACGAAATATTTTTCCGCGATGATTTGGCCCCGGTGGAAGAGCGGGTCAGAGCGTTTGAACGGCGCAACCGTGTTTGGGAAGAGCAGACCGGAAAGAAAGTGTTGTATGCGGTCAACCTGACCGGCCCCGTCACGCAATTGCCCGATCGGGCCAAGCGATTGGTCGAAGCCGGCGCTTCCTGCCTGTTGCTCAACGTCGCGCCGTATGGGTGGGATGTGTTGCATCGGTTGGCGGAGGACCCGGACATCCCTGTTCCGATCATGGCGCATCCTGCGTTTACCGGTGCCATTTACGCCTCCCCCGATTACGGTCTGTCCGCCGCGTTGCTGTTGGGCAAACTTCTGCGCTGGGCAGGGGCGGATATCGTACTGTATCCGTCACCATACGGCAGTGTGGCCATGCCGAGAGAAGAAGCACTCAAAGTGGCACAGCATCTGCGGGAGAACAACGGAGCACACCTGCCGGCATTCCCCGCTCCCTCGGCCGGAATCCATTCGGGGTTGGTACCCGTGCTGTACCGTGATTT
Proteins encoded in this window:
- a CDS encoding TcaA 3rd/4th domain-containing protein; protein product: METEKLISAKDVVVQFVLRYKKWLLIAVAVVAVLVGVISAMQEDPNELINQFEKAVATGDVDELEDLVDSDDVDLDEKYLRQFINHAQNHADYMQATMQILRWQLAIYDPTADTGMEYGTDAFPSIAELKNMGDFYLRKNEHWLLPDTYDIVVRPYYLNLKTNEPDAVLKVDGKEVLKTTNDKLTYRMGPLMPGVYEISAEKKFPYANLHSKQKMELFGYDDHNVTGDLTLERFEVGIESTFPDTQVWINGKSTGKTVAQMSKFGPVSKDGSVKISGRYQFPWGPAQSEAIAVDENTESVDITPNPFLQKQYQKMLTDVINQFAKQKILAQLKRDISVMTTATDNVKENYLVPDYYDGTYKGEALGTTIDYDQVSLSEEDGVYTVTLPVKFHYKLKLYDQFTDPNEPLDEEFEDKQVTLEYHPDTKKWVVSNEESLYDFGSGDYFTGAHTVQSDFK
- a CDS encoding 2,3-diketo-5-methylthiopentyl-1-phosphate enolase, whose protein sequence is MDSGYIYATYLVQGAADLEKKARGIAVGLTVGTWTGLPREKQEQMASYLGKVEDIARLEPADDGTHRGRITIGYPVRNLTADLPAVLTTVFGKLSMDGKIKLMDLQLPDEFLSRFPGPRFGIEGIRKHLGVYDRPLLMSIFKQCIGLSLDELESEYQKQIEGGVDLVKDDEIFFRDDLAPVEERVRAFERRNRVWEEQTGKKVLYAVNLTGPVTQLPDRAKRLVEAGASCLLLNVAPYGWDVLHRLAEDPDIPVPIMAHPAFTGAIYASPDYGLSAALLLGKLLRWAGADIVLYPSPYGSVAMPREEALKVAQHLRENNGAHLPAFPAPSAGIHSGLVPVLYRDFGRDAIVNAGGGIHGHPDGSTQGGRAFVDAIEAVVSGVTLEEKAETSAALRKAIDAWGVVKA